A single Ctenopharyngodon idella isolate HZGC_01 chromosome 22, HZGC01, whole genome shotgun sequence DNA region contains:
- the idh3g gene encoding isocitrate dehydrogenase [NAD] subunit gamma, mitochondrial yields the protein MTMATLTKALKPILGRQLGNTAKVFGAAVNQRGKPTYTGQIIPPPAKYGGRHTVALIPGDGIGPELLSHVRELFRFSCVPVDFEVVNVNSSSTSEDDINNAIMAIRRNGVALKGNIETNHTMPPNHKSRNNLLRTSLDLYANVMHCQSLPGVQTRHKNIDIIIIRENTEGEYSSLEHESVSGVVECLKIITRNNSLRIADYAFKLAREKGRRRVTAVHKANIMKLGDGLFLQCCKEVASGYPDIEFDSMIVDNTTMQLVSKPQQFDVMVMPNLYGNVVSNVCAGLVGGPGLVPGANYGRDYAVFETATRNTGKSIANRNIANPTAMLLASCLMLDHLKIHDYATMIRGAILTTMNETRLHTVDIGGQGTTSEVVQSIMRLIESGGPLTTEI from the exons ATGACCATGGCTACTCTTACTAAAGCTTTAAAACCAATCTTGGGAAGGCAATTGGGAAATACAGCAAAG GTCTTTGGCGCAGCAGTCAATCAAAGAGGAAAACCTACATACACA GGACAAATCATA CCTCCTCCTGCTAAGTATGGAGGCCGGCATACTGTAGCATTGATTCCTGGAGATGGGATCGGACCAGAGCTGCTCAGCCATGTGCGGGAACTCTTCAG GTTCAGCTGTGTTCCTGTGGACTTTGAGGTGGTGAATGTAAATTCTTCTTCAACCAGTGAGGACGACATCAACAATGCCATTATGGCCATTCGGCGCAATGGAGTTGCTCTAAAGG GGAACATCGAGACCAACCACACAATGCCCCCTAACCACAAGTCAAGGAACAATCTTCTACG cACGAGTCTGGATCTGTATGCCAATGTGATGCATTGCCAGTCGCTTCCTGGAGTCCAGACGCgccacaaaaatattgacatCATCATTATCAGAGAGAACACAGAGGGCGAGTACAGCAGTCTGGAGCATGAG agtgtATCAGGAGTTGTAGAGTGTCTGAAAATCATCACAAGGAACAACTCCCTCCGCATCGCAGACTATGCCTTTAAACTGGCCCGAGAGAAAGGTCGCCGCAGGGTCACGGCTGTCCACAAGGCTAACATCAT GAAACTGGGGGATGGGCTGTTTTTGCAGTGCTGTAAGGAGGTGGCCTCTGGGTACCCTGACATTGAGTTTGATAGTATGATTGTAGACAACACCACCATGCAG CTTGTTTCCAAGCCCCAACAGTTTGATGTCATGGTAATGCCTAATCTCTATGGCAATGTAGTCAGCAATGTGTGTGCCGGGCTGGTGGGTGGACCTGGTCTGGTGCCTGGTGCCAACTACGGACGAGACTATGCCGTGTTTGAAACG GCCACCAGGAATACAGGAAAGAGCATTGCCAACAGGAACATCGCCAACCCCACTGCTATGCTGCTTGCCAGCTGCCTCATGTTAGATCATCTAAA gATTCATGACTATGCCACCATGATCCGAGGTGCAATTCTCACAACTATGAACGAGACCAGG TTGCACACAGTTGACATTGGGGGGCAGGGCACTACCTCAGAAGTAGTTCAGTCTATCATGAGGCTCATCGAGAGCGGTGGTCCCCTCACCACTGAGATCTAA
- the fam3a gene encoding protein FAM3A: MRFAVTLRAVALVLLLGFTWLLANSMLGGDGNSLMRMLFSGGQEEPTPEPRPRKYKCGLSAPCPPKHLAFRLTSGAANVIGPKICLEDKILVSSAKNNVGRGLNIALVNGVSGDVLEIKAFDMWVGEVSELLKFLRPLHEGTLVFVASFDDPATKLNDEARRLFEELGSTAAKELSFRDSWVFVGAKGIENKSPFEQRMKNSKSSNKYEGWPESLEMDGCIPLRAPLET, from the exons ATGAGGTTTGCAG TGACCCTGCGTGCTGTTGCCTTGGTACTTCTTTTGGGCTTCACCTGGCTTCTAGCAAATTCTATGCTAGGAGGGGATGGGAACTCCTTGATGCGGATGCTCTTTAGTG GTGGACAAGAAGAACCAACTCCAG AACCACGACCACGCAAGTACAAATGTGGCCTTTCAGCACCGTGTCCCCCCAAACATCTCGCATTCCGGCTGACTTCTGGTGCTGCCAATGTCATCGGTCCCAAAATCTGTCTGGAGGATAAAAT TCTTGTCAGCAGTGCTAAAAACAATGTTGGCAGAGGTCTCAATATTGCTTTAGTAAATG GGGTCAGTGGAGATGTTTTGGAAATAAAAGCATTTGATATGTGGGTAGGAG AGGTTTCAGAGCTGCTGAAGTTTCTTCGGCCTCTCCATGAAGGAACACTAGTATTTGTTGCTTCTTTTGATGACCCAGCCACCAA GTTAAATGATGAGGCCCGGCGGCTGTTCGAGGAGCTGGGGAGCACGGCAGCAAAGGAACTGAGCTTCAGGGACAGCTGGGTGTTTGTTGGAGCCAAAGGAATAGAGAATAAGAGTCCATTTGAACAG CGAATGAAGaacagtaaaagcagtaataaaTATGAAGGCTGGCCTGAGTCCCTGGAGATGGACGGCTGCATTCCTCTGCGTGCTCCGTTAGAAACTTAA